The proteins below come from a single Oryzomicrobium terrae genomic window:
- a CDS encoding ATP-binding cassette domain-containing protein: MPLLTASGACLAYGHVPLLDHADFQLDKGERVALIGRNGSGKSSLLKALAGVGHLDDGDIWRQPALKLAYVPQEPPLNPESTVFEAVVDGMGDTSALLAEYHAVSHAMAEADADHETLLARMQELQTELDARGAWSYASQADRVIERFGLDPDAKVASLSGGQKKRLALAQALAIGPEVLLLDEPTNHLDLDAIAWLEEQLVSAGVTLLFITHDRRFLDRLATRIVELDRGKLASYPGSFTAYQERKEQELKDEALANARFDKLLKEEEVWIRKGVEARRTRAVFRVQRLDQLRAERAARREQQGRVDFNLDAGEKSGKVVAELVGVSKAFGEGDARKTVIRDFSCRILRGDKIGLIGPNGAGKTTLLKLILGQLEPDSGTVRLGTKMQVAYFDQFREALDPEAALTDVISPGSDTVEINGEKKHVIGYLGDFLFAPERARSPVKSLSGGERNRLLLARLFARPANVLVLDEPTNDLDIDTLELLENLLQDYPGTVFLVSHDRAFLDNVVTQVIAAEGNGVWREHVGGYDDWARWRVAQGARPSGFSDAPASNAASRKASSDTPVEKAAPPSVPGSASATPAKSKPVKLSYKEQRELDALPDRIAALEAEQATLTQRLEDPNLYANAPQEANAFAARLSAIDDELLELLGRWEELENKQKGG; this comes from the coding sequence ATGCCGCTCCTTACCGCCTCCGGCGCCTGCCTTGCCTACGGCCACGTGCCGCTCCTCGACCACGCCGACTTCCAGCTCGACAAGGGGGAGCGGGTGGCCCTGATCGGCCGCAACGGCAGCGGCAAGTCATCCCTGCTCAAGGCTCTGGCCGGGGTTGGCCACCTGGACGACGGCGATATCTGGCGCCAGCCGGCCTTAAAGCTCGCCTACGTGCCCCAGGAGCCGCCCCTCAATCCCGAATCCACCGTGTTCGAGGCGGTGGTGGACGGCATGGGCGACACCTCGGCCCTGCTCGCCGAGTATCACGCCGTCTCCCACGCCATGGCCGAGGCGGACGCCGACCACGAAACCCTGCTGGCCCGCATGCAGGAACTGCAGACCGAACTGGACGCCCGCGGCGCCTGGTCTTACGCCTCCCAGGCCGACCGGGTGATCGAGCGCTTCGGCCTGGACCCGGACGCCAAGGTGGCCAGCCTCTCCGGCGGGCAGAAGAAGCGCCTGGCCCTGGCCCAGGCCCTGGCCATCGGCCCGGAAGTTCTACTGCTCGACGAACCGACCAACCACCTGGACCTGGACGCCATCGCCTGGCTCGAAGAGCAGCTGGTGTCCGCCGGGGTGACGCTGCTGTTCATCACCCACGACCGGCGCTTCCTCGACCGGCTCGCCACCCGCATCGTCGAGCTCGACCGGGGCAAGCTGGCCAGCTACCCGGGGTCGTTCACCGCCTACCAGGAGCGCAAGGAGCAGGAACTCAAGGACGAGGCCCTGGCCAACGCCCGCTTCGACAAGCTGCTCAAGGAAGAGGAAGTGTGGATCCGCAAGGGCGTCGAAGCCCGGCGCACCCGGGCGGTGTTCCGCGTCCAGCGCCTCGACCAGCTGCGCGCCGAGCGGGCGGCGCGGCGCGAACAGCAGGGCCGGGTGGACTTCAACCTAGACGCCGGCGAGAAGAGCGGCAAGGTGGTGGCCGAGCTGGTCGGTGTGAGCAAGGCGTTTGGCGAGGGTGACGCGCGCAAGACAGTGATCCGCGACTTCTCCTGCCGCATCCTGCGCGGCGACAAGATCGGCCTGATCGGCCCCAACGGCGCCGGCAAGACCACCCTGTTGAAGCTCATCCTTGGCCAGCTGGAGCCCGATTCCGGCACCGTGCGCCTGGGCACCAAGATGCAGGTGGCCTACTTCGACCAGTTCCGCGAGGCCCTGGACCCGGAGGCGGCCCTCACCGACGTGATCTCCCCGGGGTCCGACACGGTGGAGATCAACGGCGAGAAGAAGCACGTCATCGGCTACCTGGGCGACTTCCTGTTCGCCCCGGAGCGGGCCCGCTCCCCGGTCAAGAGCCTGTCCGGCGGCGAGCGCAACCGGCTGCTGCTGGCCCGCCTGTTCGCCCGCCCGGCCAACGTGCTGGTGCTCGACGAACCGACCAACGATCTGGATATCGACACCCTGGAACTGCTGGAGAACCTGTTGCAGGACTACCCGGGCACCGTCTTCCTGGTCAGCCACGACCGGGCCTTCCTCGACAACGTGGTGACCCAGGTGATCGCTGCCGAGGGCAACGGCGTGTGGCGCGAGCACGTTGGCGGCTACGACGATTGGGCCCGCTGGCGGGTGGCCCAAGGGGCGCGCCCCTCGGGCTTCTCCGACGCCCCTGCCTCGAACGCCGCGTCCCGTAAGGCGTCCAGCGATACCCCCGTGGAGAAGGCCGCCCCGCCTAGCGTTCCGGGCAGTGCCTCTGCAACGCCGGCCAAATCCAAGCCGGTCAAGCTCTCCTACAAGGAGCAGCGCGAACTCGATGCCCTGCCCGACCGCATCGCCGCCTTGGAGGCCGAACAGGCCACCCTGACCCAGCGCCTGGAAGACCCCAACCTCTACGCCAACGCCCCCCAGGAGGCCAACGCCTTCGCCGCGCGCCTGTCGGCCATCGACGACGAGTTGCTGGAGCTGCTCGGCCGCTGGGAGGAACTGGAAAACAAGCAGAAGGGGGGCTAG
- a CDS encoding NERD domain-containing protein, protein MSLSALLKGWQGELMGTLAHRLFLDTKVYHSLNNITLPTSNGTTQIDHVIVSRYGLFVVETKNMAGWIFGDAKTPQWTQVLGGKKFRFQNPLHQNYRHTKALEEFLGVRPEQMIPLVMFWGECEFKTAMPNNVLQRGYTGFIKSHTVVHFSETEVGEILVALKSGMLPKGLIQSFKTRRQHLDSLDHRHSSTTTCPKCGKALVQRHARGGSTAFLGCSGFPNCRFTRSC, encoded by the coding sequence ATGAGCCTGTCCGCCCTGCTCAAAGGGTGGCAAGGAGAGTTGATGGGCACCCTGGCGCATCGGCTCTTTCTTGACACCAAGGTTTATCACTCTCTCAACAACATCACACTGCCTACCAGCAATGGCACGACCCAGATCGATCATGTCATTGTGTCCCGCTATGGCCTGTTCGTCGTTGAGACGAAGAACATGGCGGGCTGGATTTTCGGCGACGCGAAAACGCCCCAGTGGACACAGGTGCTAGGGGGAAAGAAATTCCGCTTTCAGAACCCGCTTCACCAGAACTACCGCCATACCAAGGCGTTGGAAGAATTTCTCGGCGTCAGGCCGGAGCAGATGATCCCGCTGGTCATGTTCTGGGGGGAATGTGAATTTAAAACCGCGATGCCAAACAATGTCCTGCAGCGCGGGTATACCGGCTTCATCAAGAGCCACACGGTGGTGCACTTCAGCGAAACCGAAGTAGGCGAAATCCTCGTAGCCCTGAAGAGCGGCATGCTGCCCAAAGGCTTGATCCAATCGTTCAAGACTCGGCGCCAGCATCTGGACTCGCTCGACCACCGCCATAGCAGCACGACGACCTGCCCTAAATGCGGCAAAGCTCTGGTGCAACGCCACGCCAGAGGCGGGAGTACGGCATTCCTCGGGTGCAGCGGCTTTCCCAACTGCCGCTTTACCCGCTCCTGCTAG
- a CDS encoding NAD(P)H-quinone oxidoreductase: MLPATMRYVAYTPSPDPATLHVAEGPVPRPGPGEILIKVRYAGINRPDVFQRKGLYPAPPGASPILGLEVAGEVAALGEHADIWQVGDPVTALAPGGGYAEYCVVPARHALPVPANVPLEQAAGLPENWFTVWSNLRDIARLKAGERLLVHGGSSGIGLAAIQLGKLTGAQVFTTVGTAEKAAACRAFGADGVVEYRRQDFVEEIRAATNGEGVDVILDMVGGDYVQKNVSLLRRDGRLVYIAFLNGSKTSFDFLPVMTKRLTITGSTLRPRSREEKEAIREALLEHVWPALTEGRVKSRIHATFPLDQAAEAHRLMESSAHIGKILLAVAP, translated from the coding sequence ATGCTGCCCGCCACCATGCGCTACGTCGCTTACACCCCCTCCCCCGACCCCGCCACCCTGCATGTCGCCGAAGGCCCGGTGCCCCGGCCCGGCCCCGGCGAGATCCTGATCAAGGTGCGTTACGCCGGCATCAACCGGCCCGACGTATTCCAGCGCAAGGGCCTCTACCCGGCGCCCCCGGGGGCTTCGCCGATCCTCGGGTTGGAAGTGGCCGGCGAGGTGGCGGCCCTGGGCGAACACGCCGATATCTGGCAGGTGGGGGACCCGGTCACCGCCCTGGCTCCGGGCGGCGGCTACGCCGAATACTGCGTGGTGCCGGCTCGCCATGCCCTGCCGGTGCCGGCCAACGTGCCCCTGGAACAGGCCGCCGGCCTGCCCGAGAACTGGTTCACCGTGTGGTCCAACCTGCGCGACATCGCCCGCCTCAAGGCCGGCGAGCGACTGCTGGTGCACGGCGGCTCCAGCGGCATCGGCCTGGCCGCCATCCAACTCGGCAAGCTCACCGGCGCCCAGGTGTTCACCACCGTGGGCACCGCCGAAAAGGCCGCCGCCTGCCGCGCGTTCGGCGCCGACGGGGTGGTGGAATACCGCCGTCAGGATTTCGTCGAGGAGATCCGCGCCGCTACCAACGGCGAAGGGGTGGACGTAATCCTCGACATGGTGGGGGGCGACTATGTGCAGAAGAACGTCTCCCTGCTGCGCCGCGACGGCCGGCTGGTGTATATCGCCTTCCTCAACGGCAGCAAGACCAGCTTCGACTTCCTGCCGGTGATGACCAAGCGCCTGACCATCACCGGTTCGACCCTGCGCCCGCGTAGCCGCGAGGAGAAGGAAGCGATCCGCGAGGCCCTGCTCGAACACGTCTGGCCGGCACTCACCGAGGGCCGGGTGAAATCCCGCATCCACGCCACCTTCCCCCTGGATCAGGCGGCGGAGGCCCACCGGCTGATGGAATCGAGCGCCCACATCGGCAAGATTCTCCTCGCCGTGGCGCCCTGA
- a CDS encoding DUF2252 domain-containing protein, which translates to MLDVVTSIRDYNTGRDPERLVLKYRNLRSNPFVFLRGTCHLFYDRLPNERLLRQAPAAWVCGDLHLENFGSYKGDNRLVYFDLNDYDEAALAPCTWDLVRLLASVLVAADSLKVSRSDAQALCQACIAGYAGALGQGKARWIERDTADGLVRDLLDSLRNRPRAAFLDSRSELKGRKRVLRTDGRKALPVSAKQRQKVVDFMAGFAKTQPDPAFYKVLDVARRVAGTGSLGVDRYAILVAGKGSPDGNYILDLKQALPSSLAPHLAIKQPRWKNEAERVVAVQRRMQAVSMAFLQPVVMGKKAYILRGLQPSEDRVALDGGSGRKLRRLAAVLRTMGELAAWDQLRSSGRDGSANADALIDFGQDPRWHPTLLALAEHCADQVRQDWQTYAAAYDAGAYAL; encoded by the coding sequence ATGCTCGACGTCGTCACCAGCATCCGCGACTACAACACCGGACGGGACCCGGAACGGTTGGTCCTCAAGTACCGCAACCTGCGCAGCAATCCCTTCGTCTTTCTGCGCGGCACCTGCCACCTGTTCTACGACCGGCTGCCCAACGAGCGGCTGCTGCGCCAGGCGCCGGCGGCCTGGGTGTGCGGCGACCTGCACCTGGAGAATTTCGGCAGCTACAAGGGCGACAACCGGCTCGTCTATTTCGACCTCAACGATTACGACGAGGCGGCCCTGGCGCCGTGCACCTGGGACCTGGTACGCCTGCTCGCCAGCGTGCTGGTGGCCGCCGACAGCCTCAAGGTGAGCCGAAGCGACGCCCAGGCTCTGTGCCAGGCGTGCATCGCCGGCTACGCCGGGGCCCTCGGCCAGGGCAAGGCCCGCTGGATCGAGCGGGACACGGCCGACGGGCTGGTGCGCGATCTGCTCGACAGTCTGCGCAACCGCCCCCGTGCCGCCTTTCTCGACAGCCGCAGCGAGCTCAAGGGGCGCAAGCGGGTGCTGCGTACCGACGGGCGCAAGGCCTTGCCGGTGAGCGCCAAGCAGCGCCAGAAGGTGGTCGATTTCATGGCCGGCTTCGCCAAGACCCAGCCCGATCCGGCCTTCTACAAGGTGCTCGACGTGGCCCGGCGTGTCGCCGGCACCGGCAGCCTGGGCGTGGACCGCTACGCCATCCTGGTGGCCGGCAAGGGGTCGCCGGACGGCAACTACATCCTCGACCTGAAGCAGGCCCTGCCCTCGTCCCTGGCGCCCCACCTGGCGATCAAGCAGCCCCGCTGGAAGAACGAGGCGGAGCGGGTGGTGGCGGTGCAGCGGCGCATGCAGGCGGTCTCGATGGCCTTTCTCCAGCCGGTCGTCATGGGCAAGAAGGCCTACATCCTGCGCGGCCTGCAGCCCAGCGAGGACCGGGTGGCCCTCGACGGCGGCAGCGGACGCAAGCTGCGCCGCCTGGCCGCCGTGCTGCGCACCATGGGCGAGCTGGCCGCGTGGGATCAGTTGCGCAGCAGCGGCCGGGACGGCTCGGCCAATGCCGACGCCCTAATCGATTTTGGCCAGGACCCGCGCTGGCACCCCACCCTGCTCGCCCTGGCCGAGCATTGCGCCGACCAGGTGCGGCAGGACTGGCAGACCTACGCGGCGGCCTACGATGCTGGGGCCTACGCCCTCTGA
- a CDS encoding HDOD domain-containing protein — MEPRELDHKTGAALNAQRFQMLEDIARELQGDVTFPTCFDVVVRLRKVLNDPDVTLPQVVTLLSAEPLISSKLLKLANSAALNPGGGKIRDLRGAVERLGLKTVRTVAISTAMKQLLLAKEMVCFSELMTSLWEHSLQAASAAYVIAARLTRINPGEAMLAGLIHDLGAFYMLYRAAQYDELRARPDTVRYLIIQWHESIGDTLFHALGVDEAMITALRDHDQPRPIPATPKNLADVIFMANILAGGLFEWLGQDKETVAEWERTLNESYLSLREEIEQRTTELRAEFV; from the coding sequence ACATCGCCAGGGAGCTGCAGGGCGATGTGACGTTTCCCACCTGTTTCGACGTGGTGGTGCGCCTGCGCAAGGTGCTCAACGATCCGGACGTGACCCTCCCGCAAGTCGTCACCCTGCTGAGCGCCGAGCCCCTGATCAGCAGCAAGCTGCTGAAGTTGGCCAATTCCGCCGCCCTCAACCCAGGGGGCGGCAAGATCCGCGACCTGCGCGGCGCCGTCGAGCGGCTCGGTTTGAAAACGGTGCGCACCGTGGCGATCTCCACGGCCATGAAGCAATTGCTGCTGGCCAAGGAGATGGTCTGCTTCAGCGAACTGATGACCAGCCTCTGGGAACATTCCCTGCAGGCGGCCAGCGCCGCCTATGTGATTGCCGCCCGGCTCACCCGTATCAATCCCGGGGAGGCCATGCTGGCCGGGTTGATCCACGACCTCGGCGCCTTCTACATGCTCTACCGGGCCGCCCAATACGATGAGTTGCGCGCCCGCCCCGACACGGTGCGCTACCTGATCATCCAGTGGCACGAAAGCATCGGCGATACCCTGTTCCACGCCCTCGGGGTGGACGAGGCCATGATCACGGCCCTGCGCGACCACGACCAGCCCCGTCCCATTCCGGCCACGCCGAAGAACCTCGCCGACGTCATCTTCATGGCCAACATCCTGGCCGGCGGACTGTTCGAGTGGCTCGGCCAGGACAAGGAGACCGTGGCCGAATGGGAGCGCACCCTGAACGAGAGCTACTTGTCCCTGCGCGAGGAGATCGAGCAGCGCACCACGGAGCTCCGCGCCGAATTCGTGTGA
- a CDS encoding 5-carboxymethyl-2-hydroxymuconate Delta-isomerase: MPHLTLEYSANLSDTLDPPALLAGINAELAASGHFAEPDIKSRATRLDDYLIGLHNNGRGFVHVRLAILSGRTPEVKKELSAAVLAALQAGVPAVDGMAIQLSAEIVDLDRPSYAKVVK; the protein is encoded by the coding sequence ATGCCCCACCTGACCCTGGAATACTCGGCCAACCTGAGCGATACCCTGGACCCGCCCGCCCTGCTCGCCGGGATCAACGCCGAACTGGCCGCCTCGGGCCATTTCGCCGAGCCGGACATCAAGAGCCGGGCGACCCGCCTCGACGACTACCTGATCGGCCTGCACAACAACGGCCGCGGCTTCGTCCATGTCCGCCTGGCGATCCTCTCGGGCCGCACGCCGGAGGTGAAGAAGGAGCTTTCCGCCGCCGTGCTGGCCGCCCTGCAGGCCGGGGTGCCGGCGGTGGATGGCATGGCGATCCAGCTCTCCGCCGAGATCGTCGACCTGGACCGGCCGAGCTACGCCAAGGTGGTGAAGTAA